A section of the Saccharopolyspora gregorii genome encodes:
- a CDS encoding ABC transporter permease: MTPPPPPETGRSVLDPPGTGRPGQHERGAPDAAPARRRRGPDRESVLAAAKAVAGIVGLFALWEIAVRVFDPPEYLMVGPLSAFVELAERPGYFAENTFITVQEALAGFALGTALGVLCGAALHYSTTVRSFLYPALIAIDTVPKVALAPLFIVWFGFGFESKAFVAMAIAFFPLVINTYDGLRSVPHELQELARINKASQWKKMTKIEFIHAIPSILSGAKISISLAVGGAVVGEFIAGSKGLGYVIMLANSQIDLPSMFAAFIVLAAIALVLFFLVDLAGRKLVPWKQHTR; the protein is encoded by the coding sequence ATGACTCCACCCCCACCCCCGGAGACCGGCCGGTCCGTGCTCGACCCGCCCGGCACGGGGCGCCCCGGTCAGCACGAACGGGGCGCCCCCGACGCCGCACCCGCGCGGCGCCGCCGCGGTCCGGACCGGGAGTCCGTCCTGGCCGCCGCGAAGGCCGTCGCGGGCATCGTCGGGCTGTTCGCGCTGTGGGAGATCGCCGTGCGGGTCTTCGACCCGCCGGAGTACCTGATGGTCGGCCCGCTTTCCGCGTTCGTGGAACTGGCCGAACGCCCCGGCTACTTCGCGGAGAACACGTTCATCACGGTGCAGGAGGCGCTGGCCGGGTTCGCGCTCGGCACCGCCCTGGGAGTGCTGTGCGGGGCGGCGCTGCACTACTCGACGACGGTGCGCAGCTTCCTGTACCCGGCGCTGATCGCGATCGACACGGTGCCGAAGGTGGCGCTGGCGCCGCTGTTCATCGTGTGGTTCGGCTTCGGCTTCGAGTCGAAGGCGTTCGTGGCGATGGCCATCGCGTTCTTCCCGCTGGTGATCAACACCTACGACGGGTTGCGCTCGGTGCCGCACGAGCTGCAGGAGCTGGCGCGGATCAACAAGGCCTCGCAGTGGAAGAAGATGACGAAGATCGAGTTCATCCACGCGATCCCGTCGATCCTCTCCGGCGCGAAGATCTCCATCTCGCTGGCCGTCGGCGGCGCGGTCGTCGGCGAGTTCATCGCCGGGTCGAAGGGCCTCGGCTACGTGATCATGCTGGCGAACAGCCAGATCGACCTGCCGTCGATGTTCGCCGCGTTCATCGTGCTGGCCGCGATCGCGCTGGTGCTGTTCTTCCTGGTCGACCTCGCCGGGCGCAAGCTCGTCCCGTGGAAGCAGCACACCCGATGA
- a CDS encoding ABC transporter substrate-binding protein encodes MRPRTLLALGSVLALLALVSCGADTGRERMSLMLDVSWLPKHAPFVSAVERGFFAAEGIDLEVMPGSGSTNTVTAVDTGKVDFGWADYGSSVLSQGRGAEVKQVNLVQARSAYAVIALAGTGIDDWQDLRGKTVATEATGAMTAMWPYALSKLGMAVEDVNVVHATGAAKMPGLVAGQWDANLALYVSDQPTLDALDREATVLKWSDLGIDLYGNGIVASDEKLRTHPDQVRRFNRAMQRGFLWACEHPEQAAQDFGEEVSGYEDRTVVLAIDEQCELNWGAGDAYGEMDDAGVQQMIDVARDFLGLSPDAHLTPADVYSNDYLEPLHRGQAITTP; translated from the coding sequence ATGAGGCCGCGGACGCTGCTCGCGCTGGGCTCGGTGCTGGCGCTGCTGGCGCTGGTGTCCTGCGGCGCCGATACCGGGCGGGAGCGGATGTCGCTGATGCTCGACGTCAGCTGGCTGCCGAAGCACGCGCCGTTCGTGTCCGCCGTCGAACGCGGCTTCTTCGCCGCCGAGGGCATCGACCTGGAGGTCATGCCGGGCTCCGGCTCCACCAACACCGTCACCGCCGTCGACACCGGCAAGGTCGACTTCGGCTGGGCCGACTACGGCTCCTCGGTGCTCAGCCAGGGCCGGGGCGCCGAGGTCAAGCAGGTCAACCTGGTGCAGGCGCGCTCCGCCTACGCGGTCATCGCGCTCGCGGGCACCGGCATCGACGACTGGCAGGACCTCCGGGGCAAGACCGTCGCCACCGAAGCGACCGGCGCGATGACCGCGATGTGGCCGTACGCGCTGAGCAAGCTCGGCATGGCCGTCGAGGACGTGAACGTCGTGCACGCCACCGGAGCCGCGAAGATGCCCGGCCTGGTCGCCGGGCAGTGGGACGCGAACCTCGCGCTCTACGTCTCCGACCAGCCGACGCTCGACGCGCTGGACCGGGAGGCCACCGTGCTGAAGTGGTCCGACCTGGGCATCGACCTGTACGGCAACGGCATCGTGGCCTCCGACGAGAAGCTGCGCACCCACCCGGACCAGGTACGGCGGTTCAACCGCGCGATGCAGCGGGGCTTCCTCTGGGCCTGCGAACACCCGGAGCAGGCGGCGCAGGACTTCGGCGAGGAGGTCAGCGGGTACGAGGACCGCACCGTCGTGCTCGCCATCGACGAGCAGTGCGAGCTGAACTGGGGCGCGGGCGACGCCTACGGCGAGATGGACGACGCCGGCGTCCAGCAGATGATCGACGTCGCGCGGGACTTCCTCGGGCTCAGCCCGGACGCGCACCTCACCCCCGCCGACGTCTACAGCAACGACTACCTCGAACCGCTGCACCGCGGCCAAGCGATCACAACGCCGTGA
- the kdgD gene encoding 5-dehydro-4-deoxyglucarate dehydratase, with amino-acid sequence MPAIAPSELAHRLGSGLLSFPVTHFTDDLAFDEAAYRDNIARLAKYDVAGLFAAGGTGEFFSLTPAEVGRVVRAAVQSAPESTPVLAPAGHGTAQAVAFAEDAEAAGADGVLLFPPYLTEASAAGLVAHVRAVCAATSLGVVIYSRANAVYTAEAVAELADSCPNLIGFKDGVGDLENITRIHSRLGDRLVYIGGLPTAETFALPYLELGVTTYSSAIFNFLPEFALAFYAAVRAGDRPRVRRLLDEVVLPYTAIRDRSPGYAVSIVKAGLDLTGHPAGPVRPPLTDLDEQERALLSEVIAVSRTLAP; translated from the coding sequence ATGCCGGCCATCGCTCCCAGCGAGCTCGCCCACCGCCTCGGTTCGGGGCTGTTGTCGTTCCCGGTCACCCACTTCACCGATGATCTCGCGTTCGACGAGGCCGCGTACCGGGACAACATCGCCCGGTTGGCGAAGTACGACGTGGCGGGGTTGTTCGCGGCGGGCGGCACCGGCGAGTTCTTCTCGCTCACCCCGGCCGAGGTCGGCCGGGTCGTGCGCGCCGCCGTCCAGAGCGCCCCGGAGAGCACCCCGGTGCTGGCCCCGGCGGGCCACGGCACCGCTCAGGCCGTCGCGTTCGCCGAAGACGCGGAGGCCGCCGGGGCGGACGGCGTGCTGCTGTTCCCGCCCTACCTGACCGAGGCGTCCGCGGCGGGCCTGGTGGCGCACGTGCGCGCGGTGTGCGCGGCGACCTCGCTCGGCGTGGTGATCTACAGCCGGGCGAACGCGGTGTACACGGCGGAGGCGGTCGCGGAGCTCGCCGACAGCTGCCCGAACCTGATCGGGTTCAAGGACGGCGTGGGAGATCTGGAGAACATCACCCGCATCCACTCGCGGCTCGGCGACCGGCTCGTCTACATCGGCGGGCTGCCGACCGCGGAGACGTTCGCGCTGCCCTACCTGGAGCTGGGCGTCACCACCTACAGCTCGGCGATCTTCAACTTCCTGCCGGAGTTCGCGCTGGCCTTCTACGCGGCGGTGCGCGCGGGCGACCGCCCGCGGGTGCGGCGGCTGCTCGACGAGGTCGTGCTGCCGTACACGGCGATCCGGGACCGCAGCCCGGGCTACGCGGTGAGCATCGTGAAGGCGGGCCTGGACCTGACGGGCCACCCGGCGGGCCCGGTGCGGCCGCCGCTGACCGACCTGGACGAGCAGGAGCGCGCGCTGCTGTCCGAGGTGATCGCGGTGTCGCGCACGCTCGCCCCCTGA
- a CDS encoding GNAT family N-acetyltransferase gives MALRSNEITYSAPEVGEHAALRAMARESFAATFGARYDAGPFGEFLDETYGPGGSMDRDLGNPDVRWLVAFHRSAPVGYAKVTPLRAPAVDPAPGAVELQQIYVLAEWHGRGVAVELVEWALRTAVARRAPEIYLTVFDHNERAKRFYRRYGFAEVGRCTFTLGDRVDDDRIWRREL, from the coding sequence GTGGCACTGCGCTCGAACGAGATCACCTACTCCGCTCCCGAGGTCGGCGAGCACGCGGCGTTGCGCGCGATGGCCCGGGAGTCGTTCGCCGCGACGTTCGGGGCGCGGTACGACGCGGGACCGTTCGGGGAGTTCCTCGACGAGACCTACGGGCCCGGTGGGTCGATGGATCGAGATCTGGGGAACCCGGACGTGCGGTGGCTGGTGGCGTTCCACCGGTCGGCGCCCGTCGGGTACGCGAAGGTGACGCCGTTGCGGGCGCCCGCGGTGGACCCCGCGCCGGGCGCCGTGGAGCTGCAGCAGATCTACGTGCTCGCGGAGTGGCACGGTCGCGGGGTGGCCGTCGAGCTCGTGGAGTGGGCGCTGCGGACCGCGGTCGCGCGGCGGGCTCCGGAGATCTACCTGACGGTGTTCGACCACAACGAGCGGGCGAAGCGGTTCTACCGGCGGTACGGGTTCGCGGAGGTCGGGCGCTGCACGTTCACGCTCGGCGACCGGGTCGACGACGATCGGATCTGGCGGCGCGAGCTCTGA
- a CDS encoding TIGR02611 family protein, whose translation MARADDSPRDAPQPRRRLHRLRRALRARRERIRANPTLNTTYRVGLGAFGTLVLIVGIIAIPYPGPGWLIVFAGLGILATEFHWAHQVNVFTKRHYRRWSNWVSRQHWTVKLGIAALTGIVVVLTLWLLGMYATIGRWFGVDWPWLTSPLLGP comes from the coding sequence GTGGCCCGAGCCGACGACTCCCCGCGCGATGCCCCGCAGCCCCGCCGCAGGCTCCACCGGCTGCGACGCGCGCTCCGCGCCCGCCGCGAACGCATCCGCGCCAACCCGACGCTCAACACGACCTACCGGGTCGGGCTCGGCGCCTTCGGCACCCTGGTGCTCATCGTCGGCATCATCGCCATCCCCTACCCCGGTCCCGGCTGGCTCATCGTGTTCGCCGGGCTCGGCATCCTCGCCACCGAGTTCCACTGGGCGCACCAGGTGAACGTCTTCACCAAGCGCCACTACCGCCGCTGGAGCAACTGGGTCTCCCGCCAGCACTGGACCGTCAAGCTCGGCATCGCCGCCCTGACCGGCATCGTCGTCGTCCTGACCCTCTGGTTGCTGGGCATGTACGCCACCATCGGACGCTGGTTCGGAGTCGACTGGCCGTGGTTGACCTCCCCCCTGCTCGGACCCTGA
- a CDS encoding ABC transporter ATP-binding protein: protein MSHEYAISVNDVGKTFRSRDGQHNTVLRGMDFRVRPGEFVSIVGQSGSGKTTLLKTISGLQDPTEGEILVKGRPIKEGLEDIAMVFQSPVLLPWRNNLDNVLLPLEFRGTRDRAAEDYARELLEMVGLGDRATRYSYELSGGMQQRVAICRALVSRPELLLMDEPFGALDAMTRDSMNFEIQRIWRNTGCSVLFVTHSIPEAVWLADRVVVVGGKPGRIVADVGVDLPRPRGKEHRFSPDFSEYATEIESHIGVTTGIS from the coding sequence ATGAGCCACGAATACGCGATTTCGGTGAACGACGTCGGCAAGACCTTCCGGTCGCGGGACGGGCAGCACAACACCGTCCTGCGCGGCATGGACTTCCGCGTGCGGCCAGGGGAGTTCGTCTCCATCGTCGGCCAGTCCGGCAGCGGCAAGACGACCCTGCTCAAGACCATCTCCGGGCTCCAGGACCCCACCGAGGGCGAGATCCTGGTGAAGGGGCGCCCCATCAAGGAAGGGCTGGAGGACATCGCGATGGTGTTCCAGAGCCCGGTGCTGCTGCCCTGGCGCAACAACCTCGACAACGTGCTGCTGCCGCTGGAGTTCCGCGGCACCCGCGACCGCGCGGCCGAGGACTACGCGCGGGAGCTGCTGGAGATGGTGGGCCTGGGCGACCGCGCCACCCGCTACTCCTACGAGCTCAGCGGCGGCATGCAGCAGCGCGTCGCCATCTGCCGCGCCCTCGTGTCGCGGCCCGAGCTGCTGCTGATGGACGAACCGTTCGGCGCGCTCGACGCCATGACCCGGGACTCGATGAACTTCGAGATCCAGCGGATCTGGCGCAACACCGGGTGCAGCGTCCTGTTCGTCACGCACAGCATCCCGGAAGCGGTGTGGCTGGCCGATCGCGTCGTCGTGGTCGGCGGCAAACCGGGCCGCATCGTCGCCGACGTCGGCGTCGACCTGCCGCGGCCGCGCGGCAAGGAGCACCGCTTCTCCCCCGACTTCTCCGAGTACGCGACCGAGATCGAGTCGCACATCGGCGTCACCACCGGCATCAGCTGA
- a CDS encoding SsgA family sporulation/cell division regulator yields MRNDHVTLRSTAVFDLLAPQTPAVPVQVELRYDTRDPYAVVAAFRTGRAGWVEWVFARDLLADGLIAHAGEGDVSIRPAVDDPEVVAIELSSPSGHAVFEASAQELADFLDRTYDVVVPGNENLWVNVDDALTRLLPHDLS; encoded by the coding sequence ATGCGAAACGATCACGTGACACTCCGTTCGACGGCGGTGTTCGATCTGCTGGCCCCGCAGACGCCGGCCGTGCCGGTCCAGGTCGAACTGCGCTACGACACCCGCGACCCCTACGCGGTCGTGGCCGCGTTCCGCACCGGCCGTGCCGGTTGGGTCGAGTGGGTGTTCGCCCGCGACCTGCTCGCGGACGGGCTCATCGCGCACGCCGGTGAGGGGGATGTGAGCATCCGGCCCGCGGTGGACGACCCCGAGGTCGTCGCGATCGAGCTCAGCTCGCCGTCGGGGCACGCGGTGTTCGAGGCCTCGGCGCAGGAGCTGGCGGACTTCTTGGACCGCACCTACGACGTCGTGGTCCCCGGGAACGAGAACCTGTGGGTCAACGTCGACGACGCGCTGACCCGGCTGCTGCCGCACGACCTGTCCTGA